A segment of the Streptomyces sp. NBC_01235 genome:
CGGGGGCTTGCAGTGCGGACAGCACGCCTGGGGAATGCGCGAAAGTCTGCGCGACGGCTATGGATCTCCGTTTGGCCTCGGCATTGGTGTGCCGCTGTGACTGCAGGACAAGGGCGAAGACGGCGAATGCCACGAGCAGCACCACCAGTGTCACCTGCATGAGGAACATCTGCCCCGCGACGCTTCGCGTGTTCTTCCGCACCAGTGACCATAGCCGTGATATGTGCCGAACTCGGGCAAAACGGTCTTCCATCCGGCCTTTCTAGCACTGCTCACCCCGCTTAGTCACGGGCCTGCCTTCGAGCCATCCGTGCCCGCCGACGATCGATCGCCTCTGCCGCCACAACAGTCACTGAAGCTGTGCGACGTCCCAGCAGTACCAACAACCCCACAGGCATCGTGCCCGAGGCCTCTGCGAGGCTCCGAGCCGGCCGGCTCGGAGACGGGGCGCTCGAGGAGACGGCAAGCGCGCACAACAGCCTCGCCCGCGCCCGCGAGGCTGCGGCAGCTGTACGGCAACCGGATTCCGCGATCCCGGCAACCGCCCCCGACCGTCGACCTCCCTCAGACACCCCGAGCAGCCGCTACGACCGTCGCCGACCGATCTCTGCAGAGCAGGGCGGTGCCCCCGCCCCCTCGCCTCGCCACGCCTCGCCACGCCACGGCCGCCCCGGTCCCGAGAGCGAGGCGGCCCCGTCACACCGCGCGGCGAGCCGCGTCGGTTCACGTCGACCGCGCTCCCAGCCACCGCCGCCACCGCCACCGCGTTGCACTCCGTGCCACCGTTGCCGTCGAGGTCCTTGCTCGTGCCCGAGGACGACCAGGAAGTCGTCCTGATCACGGCGGAACGGCTCACCTTCCGCGCGGCCCTCCACAGGCTCGCGGCACGGTTGGCCCGGGCCGACGAAACGGCGCCGTGACTATCCCGCGGCCAGGGGCGTGGAGTTGAGTTCGCGGATCAGCTGCGGGGTGAGCAGTTCGCCGGCGCGGTCGGCGAGGACGGCCATTTCGTAGCCGACCAGGCCGACGTCGCATCCCTCGGCGGCGAGGACGCCGAGGCAGCTGCCGTCGCGGATGCGACCGACCATGAGGAAGCCCCCGAGCATTTCGATCATGACGAGCTTCATCCCGCGGAAGCCGTGTGCCGTCGCCGCGTTCTGGGCGAGGCTGGTGATGCCGGAGACGACGGCGGCCAGGTGGTCGGCGCGATCTCGGCCGAGGCTGTCCGAGGCGGCCATGAGCAGGCCGTCGGTGGAGACGGCGACAGCGTCGGTGACGCCGTCGGTGGTGCGTGCGAACTCCGAGATGAGCCAGCCGAAACTCTGGACGGCGGTGGTCACGATGAGACTCCTTGTGTGCTTCGGGCCTCGGCACGGGCGACACCTGCTCGGAAGCCGTTGAGCAGGGAGGAGACAGCGGGCCTGGCGGGCGGGGGTGTGGCGGAGAGGTGGTCCTGCGCGGGGGCGAGGAGGCGCCCCGGAAGGACAAGGAGCGCGGACAGGCCGCCACCGGCGGTGTCGAAGAGGTGGACCTGCGCGCCCTCACCGAGGCGGTGCGCGAGCCGGCCGACGACGAGGAGGCCGAGGAACCGGGTGGGCGCGGCGAGGAAGGCCTCCTCGCCGGAGTCGGAGAGGCGGGCACCCGCCCGTTCCTTGTCGGCTTCGGACATGCCGATGCCGTGGTCGACGACAGCGAAGCTGTACGTGTCGTCGTCGGTGTCGTACCAGCCGTGCACCTCGACCGGTTCGGTCGGGGGCGAGAAGGTCAGCCCGTTCTCGATGAGTTCGGCGAGGAGGTGGGCGACATCGGCGACGGCGTGTCCGCGTACCCGCACCGGCTCCACGGTCGCGATCAGCACCCGCCGGTACTGCTCCACTTCGGCGACGGCGGACTGGACGACTTCCAGGCCGCCGGCGGCTGCTGCCGTGGGCCGCGGCGGATTCTGTCCGGCCAGGACCAGAAGGCTTTCGGCGTTGCGCCGCATACGGGTGGCGAGGTGGTCGAGCTCGAAGAGCTCGGCGAGGGCGTCCGGGTCCAGTTCCTGCCGTTCCAGGCGGGTGATGAGGTTGAGCTGACGCCGCACGAGGTTCTGGTTGCGGCGGCCGAGATTGGCGAGCGATTCGGTGGTGTTGCGGCGCAGGCCGGCCTGCTGGGCGGCCAGATGGAGGGCGGTGTGTTCCACCTGGTGCAGGGACGCCGCGACCTCGGCGATCTCCGCCGCCCCGCCCAGCAGCTGTGTCTCGGCGTGGTCCGGGGCCTGATCCGGGAGGAACTCCCCGTGGTCCTGCGGCAACTGCTGGATGCGGGCGACGGTCGCGGGCAGCCGGTGCCGCGCCACGTCGTGGGCGGCCTCGGCGAGCGCGCCGAGCGGGCGGGTGAGGGAACGCGAGGCGAACGCGGCGAGGCCCGCGACGAGAGCGGCCATGAGCGTTCCCGCGACGAGATAGGCGGCGAGCCCCAACTCGGCGTCGCGGCTGAGCCGGTCGGCCCGGTCCCGTACGTCGTCGCCGACGGACTGCTGGACGGCGTACAGATCGTCGACGAGTACGGTCATCGCGTCCCACCAGGCGTCGGCGGCGGCGCGCAGCGTGGAGCCGTCGGCGGCGTCTTCCGCTTGATTCTCGTAGGCGGTGGCGCGTTCGGCGTCCTGGGTGCCGAAGGCGTTTTTCAGGGCGGCGCGCTGGGACGCGGTGGCGACCTGCCGGAAGCGGGCGAGGGCGGCGACGCGCGTGGCGCGCACCTCGGTGAAGGCGAGGTACTCGCGGCCGTGGAAGGCGCCCTCGGCGAACACGCCGTTGAGAAGCCCGCGTTCGAGAGCGACGGACTCCTTGGCCGCGGCCAGTTCCTGCAACGCCGCGAGCCCGTCGCGCAGTTGACGGTCGGCGCGCGTCGCGGTCTCCGCCACCGGATCGACGGCGTTGAGAGCGTCGACGGCGGCGGTGTAGAAGGTGAGGGTGGCGGTCCGGTCGGCGGTGTCCGTGCCGGCGGTTCCCCTGTCGGCAGCTGCGCGGATGGCAGCGAGGCGTCGCAAGTTCCGTTGGACGACTTCCTCGACGGCGGGTTCGGGGCGCACTGCGCGCAGCGCGGTGTCAACGCGCTTGCGGGTAGCGGCGAGCGGTGTGCGGAAGCTCTCCTCACCGCCCAACAGGCCGTTGGTCAGGCCGCGTTCGCGTTGCAGCTGATGTACCAGCGCCTGGACGCGCAGGCTGAGGCCGACCTCGGCACGGGTCGTCCGGGCGTCGCCGAGGGCCTCCGCACGGCCGTACACGGCCAGACCGGCCACCGCCAGCAGCAAGCAGATCGGGACCGTGATGACCACCGCCACCCGGCCTCTGATGCTGCGCCAGCCAGGTATCGGCCGCCGGCCGGGCATCGGCCGGCCGACGGGAGCCGTTCGGCCACCGCGGGGCCCTGAACCGCCCTTGCCCAGACCGCCCTTGCCCAGACCGCCCCTGCCGATGATTGCGCCGAGCCTGCCGAGCACCGGCCGAAATGGCGTCCACACCCTCATGTCACGAAGCTAGTCCGACCGCCGTGGCGGCCGGTTTCCGACCTGTTAGACCCCGTGGGGACTTCAGTTGCGCCACCCTCACACCGCGGGCCGGGAGACTGTGACCTCGCGCCCCGGGGTCAAGCGTGGGCCCTGCTCGCGTCGGCCAGGGCCGGCCTCACGATCACGAGGACGGACGACACCGCGCAGACGGTCCTCTGCCGACGGCTCCATCCGTCCCAACCCCGTTGCCCCTTGCCACCGATGGCTACGTCGATCATGCCGACGAGGAGGACGGTGAGGCCGGTCACGCGACGACGTACACCGCCCCGCGTGACCGGCGCTCTGCCGCTACTTGAGCTCGGCGTCGGTGTAGTAGCCGCCCGCGACCAGAACGTACTCGTAGTTGCTCTTGTCGACGGTGGTCGGCTGCAGCAAGTAGGCGGGCACGGCCTTGACGCCGTTGTTGTAGGACCTTCTGTTGTTTATCTTCGGCGTCTTGCCGGTGAGTATGTCGTCGGCCATTTCCGCGGCGACCCCGGCGAGCAGGCGGAGGTCCTTGTAGACGGTCTGCGACTGCTCACCCGCGATGATCGACTTCACCGAGGCCAGTTCGGCGTCCTGACCGGTGATGATCGGGAGGGGCTTGCCGCCGGCGCCGTAGCCGTACGACTTCAGCGCGTTCAGGACGCCCATGGAGATGCCGTCGTACGGCGACAGGACCGCGTCGACCGTCTTGCTTCCGTACGACCTGGCGAGGAGTCCCTCCATGCGCTTCTGCGCGGTGGGGCCGTCCCAGCGCAGGGTGGTGACCTCCTTGAGCGCGGTCTGACCGGACCGGACGACCAACTGCTTGCTGTCCACGTACGGCTGAAGAAGGTGCATCGCGCCGTCGAAGAAGTACTTGGTGTTGTTGTCGTCGGGGGAGCCGGCGAACAGCTCGATGTTGAACGGGCCCTTGCCTTTCTCCAGGCCGAGCTTGTCGATGATGTAGAGCGCCTGGAACCGGCCGACCTGCTCGTTGTCGAAAGAGACGTAGTAGTCGACGTTCTGGGTGCCGAGGATGAGACGGTCGTAGGAGATCACCGGGATGTGCGCGTCGGCGGCCTGCTGGAGCACACCGTTCAGCGACTTGTTGTCGATGGCCGCGATGATCAGTGCGTCGACGCCCTGCTTGATCAGGTCCGCGATCTGTGAGACCTGGGTCTTCGGGTCGTCGTTGCCGTAGACCAGCTTGGTCTGGTATCCGTCGGCCTTCAGGTCATTGACGACGCTCTTTCCGTCGGTGAGCCAGCGCTCGGAGGCCTGGGTCGGCATGGCGATGCCGATGGTGCCGCTGCCGCCCTTGGAGCCGCCCACGGTGCTCTCGCCGCAGGCGGACAAGGTGAGGGCCAGGGAGGCGGCCCCGGCGATGGCGGCGAGGGCGGCTCTTCGGTTGAGCATGGTGATCGTTCCTCGTTCTTCTCGTCGTTGAGAGGGTGGCGGCATATATCGGATGTCGGCGGGGAAGCGATGGAGCAGGCCGGCCGGCCTGCGCGCCGGTCGGGATTCGAGCCGGCCGGTGCCGTACCCGCTTCCGGGCGGTGACCGGGGTCGGGCTCAGGTCCTGTGGAGGGGTGCCGTACGGGTGGATCCCGGGCGCCCTGGACGGACCGGACCTCAGGTGGAACGGTGCGCCGCGGCGGATCCGCTCGGTGATCGCGTGGATCCGCTTCCGCAGGTGGCCGCCGACGTCGTCGGGGACGTGGTGCGCACGTTCAGGAACGTTGAACAGGCGGTGGGTCACGCTCAAATGACCGAGGGTCGGATGGCTCGGCACGTCGCTCGCATCGGTGCTCAGGCGCCTCGGTGCCCCGCAGCTCGCCGATCAGTGCGTCGGTGCGGCCCTGCACCCGGGTCTGGCCGGCTCCCGTGATCCCCGCGCCGGTGAACACCTGTACATACGTCAGGCCGCGCCACCGCGTTCCTGTCACGTATGTGCCGATTCCGGTGGTGCGCAGGGCGCTTGCCTTTCAGCCGTTCGAAATACCGTCACGTGGTCGGAATGTTGGCGTGAGATTAGGAGGGGGTGTGCAGGGTGTCAACGGGGCGAACAGAAACGATTCCAGAAAGTGTTCGAGACCGCTTGCCGGAAGGCGGTACACGTGGCCGTTTCGCTTTCCTTGTCATTCGTCCCTTTTCGCGGCCGTTCGGGCGAGATCAGGAGCCGGATGCATCCCATGGGCGGGCCGCCCGTGAACGCGGTGGAGAGCCCGTGCAAGAAGTGGTGCGCGGTCGGCGCCGGCAGGTCTCCGCCTGGCCACCGGCGAAGCCCGACCGTCGGGTTGGGTCCCGGACACGATTCCGGGCCGCCCCCCGGACAGAGCGGGGATGCAACCATTCCCTGTGGAGCTGGAGCCCCCGGAAGCCGACCGCGCGCTCAGGACCACAGCCGCAGGCACTGACAACGCCGCTGCCGCGGCTCGCCGCCGGCGAGGCCGCAGGGCAGGGCACGGCTCGGGCGGACATGCCACGGCCGCCCCGGTGCCAAAGACCGAGGCGGCCGTTTCACGTGCCCAAGGACGAACTCAGTTCACGTTGACCGCGCTCCACGCCGCCGCCACCGCGTTGTACTCCGTGCTGCCGTTGCCGTAGAGGTCCTTCGCGGCGTTGAGGGTCGCCGTCCTCGCTCCCGCGTATTTCGTCGAGGACGTCATGTAGACGGTCAACGCGCGGTACCAGATCGCGCCCAGCTTGTCGCGGCCGATGCCGGTGACCGTGGAGCCGTTGTACGTCGGGGAGTTGTACGTCACGCCGTTGACGGTCTTCGTGCCGCTGCCCTCCGCGAGGAGGTAGGCGAAGTGGTTGGCTACGCCCGAGGAGTAGTGGACGTCGAGGTTGCCGACCGAACTGCTCCAGTAGTCGGCGGAGTTGCCGTCCTTGCTCGGCTTGTCCATGTAGCGCAGGGCGTCCCGGCCGAAGCCGGAGCGGACGATCTTCTCGCCGATCAGGTAGTCGCCGGTGTCCTGCGCGTTCCCCGCGTAGAACTCGACCAACGAGCCGAAGATGTCGGACGTCGCCTCGTTCAGGCCGCCCGACTCGCCCGAATAGGTCAGCGCCGCCGTCTTCGACGTCACGCCGTGGGACATCTCGTGGCCGGCCACGTCCAGGGCGACCAGCGGGCCGAGCTGGGTGCCGTCTCCGTCGCCGTAGGTCATGCAGAAGCAGCTGTCGTCCCAGAAGGCGTTGTTGTAGCTGTTGCCGTAGTGGACGCGGTTGTAGGAGCCCTTGCCGTCGTTGCCGATGCCGTTGCGGCCGTGGACGTTCTTGTAGTAGTCCCAGGTCACGTCGGTGCCGTACTGGGCGTCGACGGCGGCCGTGGAGCGGTCCGTCGCGGCGCCGGTGCCCCAGTGGTTGTCGGTGTCCGTGAAGAGGGTCGCGGGGGCGCGGCTGATGCAGATGCCGAAGATGCACAGGTCGGTCTTGTTGGCCGCGTCACCGGTGTAGGTGTTGCCGCGCGTCGGGTCCTTGAGCTGGTACGTCGATCCCGAGAGGGTCGTCTCCAGCGGGACCGTGCCGCCGTACAGGGACTTGCCGTCCCCGGTGGCCGTCTCGATGGTGTCCCAGGCGTCGATCTGCGCGCCGGTGCGGGCGTCGGTCAGCACCGCGCGGGCGACCGGGTTGCCGAGCGGGTCCAGGGCGACGACGTTCGTCCGCCAGGCCAGCCTCGGGGCGCCGTGCAGGGCGTCGACGACCAGCTGCGGCTTGGCCTTGACCTGCTTCAGCGTCTCACCGAGGTTGGCCGCGCGCAGGGCGTTGACGGCCACGTCGGCGGCCTTCGGGGCGGAGAGGGCGGGGGTGATGCTCGCCAGTGAGATCGTCGTCCGTGTCGCCCGGTTCGCGCTGCGGTACGTGCCGTCGGGGGCGAGGTGGACGACGAAGTCGCCGCCCAGGACGGGGAGTTGGCGGTAGGTGCGGTCGTAGCGGACGTGCTGGGTGCCGTCCTTGTCGACGACCACGTCACGGACGGAGGTGCCCTGCACGGAGGTGAGGCCCAGGGCCGCCGCGTGGTCGGCGAGGGCCGCCGCCGCGTTGTCCAGGGCGGTGGCCCGGGTCGGTCTGTCGGCCGCGTCGGCGACCGGGGAGAGTACGGCGGCCAGGAGCGTGGCCGTGGTGGCGGCGATGCCGGCGGTGGCGAGACGGGAACCTCGGACGTGCTGCCGTATCCGACTCATCAGTGTCTTCGGTCTCCTCGGGAAGGCGCCGTGGGGGGCGCGTGTGGGGGTGGCATGTGGAGGTGGCGCTGACGTCGTCCTGGCATTTAAGAGGCCATGACATGTCATGTCCATAGCGCCTACGCGAGGGACCGGTGTGGGGGCGGTGAGGGGAGAGAATCGTTTCCGTGACCGCCCCCGAACTCCCCTTCTTCGTCTACGGCACCCTCCGCCCCGGCGAGGTCAACCACGACCTCTTCCTGCACGGCCGCACCCTCCGCGAGGAGCCGGCCCGGCTGGCGGGCGCGGTGCTGTACGACGGGCCCGGTCATCCCTACGCGGTCGAGGAGCCGGGCCGTCACGAGCTCCCCGGTGCGACCGTCGTCGGGGAGCTCGTGACGGCCCTCCCGGCGGCGTACGCGCGGCTGCTCGCCGACCTCGACCGGCTGGAGGAGTACCGGCCGGGCGACCCGCGCAACCTCTACGAGCGCGTGGAGCGGACGGTGCTCCGCGCGGACGGCTCGCCTCCCGTGCGCGCCTGGGTGTACGTCGCCGCACCCGCCGTCGCCGCCCGGCTGAGGGGTCGGGGGAAGCTGATCGAGGGCGGGGACTGGCTCGCGCGGCGGTGACCGGTCACCCGTTCACACCCCCTGCGGGCGCTTTTCCGCACCCTGCCGCCCTCACGGCGATGACCTGCTGGAACGCGTGCGGGGGCGGCCCCCTCGGATCGGCATCTGACACCCATTCATCCCATTCCTGACGCACCCTCAGGAAGCGCGCTCGCCGTGCTGCGACTTACCTCGGAAAGGCAGGGAATCTCGAACGGCTCGTAAGGAGCACCCATGCGACGCACCCCCCGGCTGCTGACCGGTACCGCGCTCGCCGTCACCGCCGCGGCCGGGTTCGCCGTACCCGCCCACGCGGCCGGTACCCGGGCCGGGAGCCTGGAGGTGTACCCCTCCGCCGCGGCGCCGGGCGGGCAGGTGTCGGTGAACACGGCGGCATGCGGGGACGGCGAGGCGGCGGCGGGCGACGCCGGTGCGGTGGGCGCCGGTCGCTTCACCCTCGCGCCCAGCACGCACGAGGGTGAGGCGATCGGGCAGTTCCGGGTGCCGCCGAGCGCGCAGCCGGGCACGTACGAGATCGTCGCGGAGTGCGCCGGGGACGGGCGGCGGATCATCGGGGACCTGGTGGTCACGCTGGCCTCGGACCGGCAGCCGGTGGCTCCGCGAGGAAGTGTGAAGACGGGGGTCGGCGGCGCACTGGGCCCCGACCCCGAACAGACCGCGGCCGGTGTGGCGGCTCTCGCCGTCGCCGCCGCGGGCGGTACCTGGCTCCTGCATCGCCGGGCGAGAGGCGACGGGTTCTGACGGACACCCTCCGCTGTCCGTCAGCCGGTACCGCATGTCCCCTCCCCCTCCGGGTCCGACGCCCCTCGCGGCCTGGAGGGGGGCACGGGGTTCCCGCTCATCAGGAATTCACGCAGATCACGCAGATCACGGAGATCACCGGGTTCACGGAGATCACGCAGATCACGGGGTTCATGAAGTTCACGGAGAGGGGATCTGGCATGCGCAGGGTCGGCAACACCGCCATAGCGGCCGTCACCGTGGTCGCCCTCGGCTGCGGCGCGTGGCTGCTGCACAGCGGCGCCGAGACGCACGCCCCGCCGCAGCCGTCCGCGGCGCAGGCCCACACGGGCGGCCCGGACGTGTCGGCCCGGTCGGCCCCGGCGCTGCCGCCCTCCCCGCCCGACCGCGTCCGTATCCCCGCGATCCACGTGGACGCCCCCCTGACGGGCCTCGCCCTCACCCCCTCCGGCGGCCTCGACGTCCCGCCCGCCGAGAAGAAGAACCTCGCGGGCTGGTACGAGGCCGGCACCACCCCCGGCGAGACGGGCACCGCGATCGTCGCCGGCCACGTCGACAACGCCGACGGCCCCGCCGTCTTCTACGACTTGGGCGCCCTGCGCAAGGGCAGCGTCATCGAGGTGGACCGGCGCGACGGAAGCGTCGCCGTGTTCACCGTGGACGCCGTCGAGGTGTACCAGGCACGCGCCTTCCCCGACGAGAAGGTGTACGGGGCGGCCCGGCGGCCCGAGCTGCGGGTGATCACCTGCGGCGGCGCCTACTCGCGGTCGACCGGTTACCAGGGGAACGTGGTCGTGTTCGCGCACCTCACGGGGAGCCGCTGACCACCGACCGGGCGACGGTCCGCGCGCATTCCAGGGCCTCGGTGTGCGTGGTGTCGACCTCCACGTCGTAGACCACGCCCCGGTGCACCGGCTCCGCCTGCCGCGGGCAGGACCTCCTGCAGACACCGCACGATCCCGGACTTTCCGGAGCTGGAACCGCCGTTCAGCACGATCACCTGAGTCGTCACCCGGGTCACAGTAGGGGTCCGCGCCCGGCTCCCCCACTCGTTTTCAGGCACCCCACTGCTCGTAGGCCAGGTTCGCCACCAGCACGAACACCACGATCTTGGCGGTGGCCGAGGCGGTGAGCAGGCCGAGGTGGAGGACGGCGGTGAGGGCGAGGACCAGGAAGGCGCCCGTGCCGGGTCCGACGAGGCCGTCGTAGAAGCCGGCCATGGGGGACAACCCTCACACCCACTCCCCGCCCCCGCTGAGGGCAGCGTTCCTCGCGGGAAACAACGGTGATGCGGCCGGGTAACGTCGGCATCGCACGCTCCTGGACATGACCTCGAATTCGCGTGTGGTGGTGATCGGCGCCGGCCTCGCGGGCGTACGACTCGCCCGCCGGCTCGGCGAGCTGGGCACGCCCGCACTGCTGATCGGCGAGGAGGAGCACCGGCCGTACAACCGGGTCCTGCTCGCCGAGGTGCTGGCCGGCCGGTACGCCCCCGAGGTGATCGCGCTGCCCGCGCCCGCCGGACTGGTCCGGGCCCAGGTCACCGGGATCGACCGCGACCGGCGGACGGTGGCCTGCGCGGACGGCTCGGAGATCGCATACGACACGTTGGTCCTGGCCACCGGCTCCAACCCGGTGCTGCCGCCCCTGCGCGGTCTGTTCACGCCCGACCACGTGCTGCCGGAGGGCGTCCACGCCTTCCGCACCATGGACGACTGCCTCGGCCTGTCGAAGGCGGTACGGCCGGGCGTACGGGCGGTCGTCATCGGCGGCGGGCTCCTCGGGGTCTCCGCGGCCCGCGCCCTCGCCGTGCGCGGCGCGCAGGTCGTCCTCGCCCAGCAGTCCGAGCGCCTCATGGAGCGCCAGCTCGACCCGAACGCCTCCAAGCTGGTGCTGCGGCACCTGAAGGACCTCGGCGTCGAGGTCCACACCGAGTGCCGGGTGCGCGACGTGCGCTGCGTCGGCGGGACCGTCCGCTCGGTCGAGATGGCCGACGGCTACGCCCTCGACGCCGACCTGGTGGTGCTGGCCTGCGGAGTCTCCCCGCGCGCCGGTCTCGCCAAGGCCGCGGGGCTCGCCGTCCACAAGGGCATCCTCGTGGACGACGAACTCCGTACGTCCGACCCGCACATCCGCGCGATCGGCGACTGCGCGCAGCACGACGGGAACGTGTACGGACTGGCCGCACCGGCGCTCGAACAGGCGGATGTCCTCGCCGAGTCGCTGACCGGCACCGCCGGTTCCCGCTACTCCGGCACCCGTGCCCTCACCCGGCTCACCCTCGCCGGGAACAGCGCCTTCGACCTCGCCGCGTTCGGTGAGACGGAGCCGCGCCCCGGCGACGACGTCGTGCAGCTCGCCGACGCCACCCGGGGCACCTACCGCAAGGTCGTCGTCCGCGACGACCGCCTGGTCGGCGGGGTCCTCGTCGGCGAACTCGGCACCGTCGGCGCACTCGCCCGCGCCTGGGAGGGAGCAGAGCCGCTCCCCGACGACGGCCCCCTGCTCCACCTGCTCACCAACGATGGAGGCTCCTGATGTCCACGGCCACCCCCACAATCGTGCTCGTCGGCCACGGCATGGTCGGCCAGCGCTTCCTCGAAGCGCTCGCCGAGCGCGGCCTGACCGCCACGCACCGCGTGGTCGTGCTGTGCGAGGAGCCACGCCCGGCGTACGACCGCGTAGCGCTCACCTCGTACTTCTCGGGCAAGACGCCCGAGGATCTGTCGATGACCGACATGGCGTTCATCGAGACGCACGGCATCGAACTGTACGTCGGCGACCCGGCGGAGAGCGTCGACCGCGAGGCGAAGAAGGTCACCGCCCGCTCCGGCCAGGTCTTCGAGTACGACACCCTCGTCCTCGCCACCGGCTCGTTCCCCTTCGTCCCGCCGGTCCCCAACAAGGACGCCCAGGGCTGCTTCGTCTACCGCACGATCGAGGACCTCCTCGCGATCGAGGAGTACGCCAGGACGGCGACGACCGGCGCGGTGGTCGGCGGCGGTCTGCTGGGCCTGGAGGCCGCGGGTGCGCTGAAGGGCCTCGGACTCACCTCCCACATCGTGGAGTTCGCGCCCCGTCTGATGCCCGTCCAGGTCGACGAGGGCGGCGGCGCTGCCCTGCTGCGCACCATCGAGGACATGGGCCTGTCCGTCCACACGGGCGTGGGCACGCAGGAGATCGTGGTCGACGAGTCCGGCGCCGTCACCGGCATGAAGCTGTCCGACGGCTCCGAACTCGCCACCGACCTGGTGGTGTTCAGCGCCGGCGTCCGCCCCCGCGACCAGCTGGCCCGCGAGTCCGGGCTGACGGTCGGCGAGCGCGGCGGCATCGCCGTCGACGAGCAGTGCCGTACGGTCAGCGACCCGCACGTCTTCGCGATCGGCGAGTGCGCGCTGGCGGCGGACGGCCGGGTGTACGGCCTGGTGGCCCCCGGTTACGAGCAGGCGGAGACGGCCGCCGCGACGATCGCCCAGGACGAGGCCGAGTTCACCGGCGCCGACCTCTCCACCAAGCTGAAGCTGCTCGGCGTGGACGTGGCGTCCTTCGGCGACGCGCACGGCACCGCCGAGGACTGCCTGGACGTCGTCTACTCCGACTCCCGCTCGGGCCTGTACAAGAAGCTGGTCATCGGCCGGGACGGCACGCTGCTCGGCGGCATCCTGGTCGGCGACGCCGACGCGTACGGCACGCTGCGCGCGTTCACCGGGTCCGTACCGCCCGTCTCCCCCGAGTCGCTGGTCCTGCCGGCCGGTGCCGGGGAGTCCGTCCAGCTCGGCCCCTCCGCCCTCCCGGACGAGGCGATCATCTGCTCCTGCCACAATGTCAGCAAGGGCACGATCCGGGGCGCGGTGACGGAGCACTCGTGCACCACCGTGCCCGAGGTGAAGAAGTGCACCAAGGCCGGTACCGGCTGCGGCAGTTGCGTGAAGGTGCTCGGCCAGCTCGTCACCGCCGAGCTGGAGGCCGGCGGCGTCGAGGTCGACAAGGGCCTGTGCGGCTGCTTCGGGCAGACCCGCGAGGAGCTCTACGAGATCGTCCTCGCC
Coding sequences within it:
- a CDS encoding class F sortase, coding for MRRVGNTAIAAVTVVALGCGAWLLHSGAETHAPPQPSAAQAHTGGPDVSARSAPALPPSPPDRVRIPAIHVDAPLTGLALTPSGGLDVPPAEKKNLAGWYEAGTTPGETGTAIVAGHVDNADGPAVFYDLGALRKGSVIEVDRRDGSVAVFTVDAVEVYQARAFPDEKVYGAARRPELRVITCGGAYSRSTGYQGNVVVFAHLTGSR
- a CDS encoding gamma-glutamylcyclotransferase family protein; amino-acid sequence: MTAPELPFFVYGTLRPGEVNHDLFLHGRTLREEPARLAGAVLYDGPGHPYAVEEPGRHELPGATVVGELVTALPAAYARLLADLDRLEEYRPGDPRNLYERVERTVLRADGSPPVRAWVYVAAPAVAARLRGRGKLIEGGDWLARR
- the chvE gene encoding multiple monosaccharide ABC transporter substrate-binding protein, which gives rise to MLNRRAALAAIAGAASLALTLSACGESTVGGSKGGSGTIGIAMPTQASERWLTDGKSVVNDLKADGYQTKLVYGNDDPKTQVSQIADLIKQGVDALIIAAIDNKSLNGVLQQAADAHIPVISYDRLILGTQNVDYYVSFDNEQVGRFQALYIIDKLGLEKGKGPFNIELFAGSPDDNNTKYFFDGAMHLLQPYVDSKQLVVRSGQTALKEVTTLRWDGPTAQKRMEGLLARSYGSKTVDAVLSPYDGISMGVLNALKSYGYGAGGKPLPIITGQDAELASVKSIIAGEQSQTVYKDLRLLAGVAAEMADDILTGKTPKINNRRSYNNGVKAVPAYLLQPTTVDKSNYEYVLVAGGYYTDAELK
- a CDS encoding roadblock/LC7 domain-containing protein, whose protein sequence is MTTAVQSFGWLISEFARTTDGVTDAVAVSTDGLLMAASDSLGRDRADHLAAVVSGITSLAQNAATAHGFRGMKLVMIEMLGGFLMVGRIRDGSCLGVLAAEGCDVGLVGYEMAVLADRAGELLTPQLIRELNSTPLAAG
- a CDS encoding phosphotransferase-like protein; the encoded protein is MHRGVVYDVEVDTTHTEALECARTVARSVVSGSP
- a CDS encoding M4 family metallopeptidase, yielding MSRIRQHVRGSRLATAGIAATTATLLAAVLSPVADAADRPTRATALDNAAAALADHAAALGLTSVQGTSVRDVVVDKDGTQHVRYDRTYRQLPVLGGDFVVHLAPDGTYRSANRATRTTISLASITPALSAPKAADVAVNALRAANLGETLKQVKAKPQLVVDALHGAPRLAWRTNVVALDPLGNPVARAVLTDARTGAQIDAWDTIETATGDGKSLYGGTVPLETTLSGSTYQLKDPTRGNTYTGDAANKTDLCIFGICISRAPATLFTDTDNHWGTGAATDRSTAAVDAQYGTDVTWDYYKNVHGRNGIGNDGKGSYNRVHYGNSYNNAFWDDSCFCMTYGDGDGTQLGPLVALDVAGHEMSHGVTSKTAALTYSGESGGLNEATSDIFGSLVEFYAGNAQDTGDYLIGEKIVRSGFGRDALRYMDKPSKDGNSADYWSSSVGNLDVHYSSGVANHFAYLLAEGSGTKTVNGVTYNSPTYNGSTVTGIGRDKLGAIWYRALTVYMTSSTKYAGARTATLNAAKDLYGNGSTEYNAVAAAWSAVNVN
- a CDS encoding NAD(P)/FAD-dependent oxidoreductase — its product is MTSNSRVVVIGAGLAGVRLARRLGELGTPALLIGEEEHRPYNRVLLAEVLAGRYAPEVIALPAPAGLVRAQVTGIDRDRRTVACADGSEIAYDTLVLATGSNPVLPPLRGLFTPDHVLPEGVHAFRTMDDCLGLSKAVRPGVRAVVIGGGLLGVSAARALAVRGAQVVLAQQSERLMERQLDPNASKLVLRHLKDLGVEVHTECRVRDVRCVGGTVRSVEMADGYALDADLVVLACGVSPRAGLAKAAGLAVHKGILVDDELRTSDPHIRAIGDCAQHDGNVYGLAAPALEQADVLAESLTGTAGSRYSGTRALTRLTLAGNSAFDLAAFGETEPRPGDDVVQLADATRGTYRKVVVRDDRLVGGVLVGELGTVGALARAWEGAEPLPDDGPLLHLLTNDGGS
- a CDS encoding sensor histidine kinase, whose amino-acid sequence is MAVVITVPICLLLAVAGLAVYGRAEALGDARTTRAEVGLSLRVQALVHQLQRERGLTNGLLGGEESFRTPLAATRKRVDTALRAVRPEPAVEEVVQRNLRRLAAIRAAADRGTAGTDTADRTATLTFYTAAVDALNAVDPVAETATRADRQLRDGLAALQELAAAKESVALERGLLNGVFAEGAFHGREYLAFTEVRATRVAALARFRQVATASQRAALKNAFGTQDAERATAYENQAEDAADGSTLRAAADAWWDAMTVLVDDLYAVQQSVGDDVRDRADRLSRDAELGLAAYLVAGTLMAALVAGLAAFASRSLTRPLGALAEAAHDVARHRLPATVARIQQLPQDHGEFLPDQAPDHAETQLLGGAAEIAEVAASLHQVEHTALHLAAQQAGLRRNTTESLANLGRRNQNLVRRQLNLITRLERQELDPDALAELFELDHLATRMRRNAESLLVLAGQNPPRPTAAAAGGLEVVQSAVAEVEQYRRVLIATVEPVRVRGHAVADVAHLLAELIENGLTFSPPTEPVEVHGWYDTDDDTYSFAVVDHGIGMSEADKERAGARLSDSGEEAFLAAPTRFLGLLVVGRLAHRLGEGAQVHLFDTAGGGLSALLVLPGRLLAPAQDHLSATPPPARPAVSSLLNGFRAGVARAEARSTQGVSS